The sequence TATGCATCTGTAGCTCTTCTCAGCAAGTTCCCTGTAACCTATAAACTGCTCTCACAAAGTttatcacctttttttttctttcctgtgttcaGGAATTGCTGACAGCCATTAATCGCCCTAATTAAGCAGCGTGTGTTCTTTGTACTATCTGTACTGATGCCACCTACAGCAGCATTGATAGGACCAGAATTTGGCTGAAGTGTTTCACTTCTGCCCAGACATGTTTTTAGAAACGTGTCAGTCTGAAAGCAGACAGGCTGGATCTCTGCAGTCTCTATTATGTAGTATTGGGAAATTCATTAACACTGAGTGCTTAGCTCAGCTTCCACCATAAGCAGCAGGTTTTGAGAGTTTTTTATCACTGATTTGTGAGCCTTCTGAACAGTGTTGTTGGGAGATTTACCCTGGTTTTGGATTAGCCAGGACGATGACTTCCGCACTGTCTTCATCTCTATTTTAGAATgctggaagaggaaaaggacaaAGAGCAGCGAGATCGAGTTTGCTCTGATGATGATGAGGATGATGAAAAGGGAGGGAAACGCGTCACGGGACCACGAAAGAAATTTCAATGGAATGATGAAATAAGGTTCGCATAATTTAGATATTAAGTGAACCTGTGACTTGCTTCACTTCCAACTGCATAGAATAAGACACTTTAATATTTGTATCTTGGTTTCGGAGCAGGACTAATTACTTGCAGTAATAGTCAGATTGGAAGCTTGCAGAAGCCGCTGCTGCAGTTAGTGAATCTCAACTTTAAATACATTGCAAAACTAACCCGATTTCAGGTACAAGCCAGCTCTGAGAGAAGTGCTAAGAAGCCTCCATGTGGAGGTCAAAAGAGAGGGGACAGATCTTTAGGAAAAGAAGGAACGTGGCGGAATGCTGAAATCCCACCAGCTAGACTCTTAACAAGATTAGATTTCTGGTTgtgaaaacagttttaaactctTGGGAGTTGCTGCCCTTGTGCCCAAGGGTCTGACAGAGTGCTGGGTGAAAGGGAGAATGACACAGGGTAAAACGAGAATCAGTCATGCTGTCTTTTTCATCTTATTCTAATAAATCGGGATGCTGCTCCATAGATGGCTGATACATTTAGAACAAAGAGGGCTTCACTTCCTGCCTTCCCATTGCTCTCGGCACAAACTCCTGCAAAGGAGTTCAGGTCTGCAGTTGTTTGTGACGCCTGTAATTCTGGCACTGGTTTACCACCTCTGCTGTTTCAGGATATTACAGTGGGACGGAGTATATAAGGCCTTTCTCCTCTGGCTCACTTGTGTGCATGCATTTGCATACAGAGAAACGTGCCTTTCCTTGCCTCTTTCTTACAGAGGCAGTGCAGGGTTGACTTTTTTGTTAGAAAGGTGTTTGGAATGCCTGGACTCGAATCCTGCGCTTGGCTGGCTACAGTCTGATCCAGAGTACTTATGCACAGCCAGGAATGTCTTGGCATATTCATCCAGCCCTGGATAAGTGGAATGACCTCCATCTGGGGAAAATGAATCCAAGTAACTGTATTTGAAATCTTCCTGTTCTTCAGGGAGCTGCTTTGCCACTTGGTGAAGATTAAGTTGGATGGTTATGAGTATGACAAGAATAAGGCTCAGTCTCTGGAGGATTATGTGAAGACCTTCCTAGATGGAGAGGTGAAGCCCCTATGGCCAAAAGGCTGGATGCAGGCCAGGTGAGCAAGAATAATGTTGTACTCCAGGGATTCCGTATCATAAGGGACTTCTGAAGGTCGTTAGTCCCACCCCTGTTCAAAGAACAGCTAGTTTCAAAGTTAGGTCAGATTGTTCAGGGCTGTGTCCTTCTGAGTTTTGAAAGTGTCTGCAGATGGAGATTGTGACAGCATCTCTGGGTCACTCTTCTGATACATAGTCACTTTTCACAagtcttttctctttattttcaatCAGAATTGCCTTTGCTGCACTGAAATGACTATCTCCTCTTcgttttttttattgtgtgcCTTTGAGAAAGGTACCTCTATCTTCTTTGTGGCTCCCTGTACCCAGAACTCTTTGGCTAGTGGAAGACTGCTGTTAAACCCCTCTTTAGTCTTAAGGTTttccaggctgagcaggctCAGATCCTCCAGCCTCTCCTATGTCATGTGTCCCTATCCTCAGTGGCTCTGGACTGTCTCCAGTTTGTCAGCATCTCTCTTGTATTGTGTGAGCCCTGAAACTGGACACAGATGTGTACAGATGTGACTTCACAAGTCCTAAACAGAGGAGAATAAGCACTCATACTGTTAGCTATGCACTTACTACCAGAATTTAGTTATCTTCCAGCAGTATGCCCTTTAAGCAGTGAGTTCAGCTTGTCCTCAAGGACCCCCAGGTTCTTTTTTGCTGGTCTGCTTCATTGCCAGCTGGCCCTGAGCCTGTGTGTCTGCATGGGGTTATTCCATGCCAGCTGCAGGACTTGTGTTTGTCTTTGTTGAACTTCTCAAGGTTTTATTGTCCCTTTTCTTCTGTCAAGGTCCCTGTGAGTGGCACCCCTGCCCTCTGACACTTCCCACTCCATTTTCATGTCACCCTCAGACTTACTCAGAGTCCAGTCTGTCTGTCATCCAGGTTGTTAGTGACAAAGTTGAGTGGTCTTGGCTGGCATTGGCCTCTGATGGATGCTGCTGGGTGTGACAGGTTATAAATCAGAACTGGCACTGAGCTGAGGCCTGTAGTTTCCTGAATCTGTATCACCAAAGACCTTCTCAGACACCTGGGGAAATCTTTCCTAGTCCATAGAGTATTCCCAAGAGAAAGCAAGGTGGAAGGCTTTAGCAACTCTGGGACTTGCACAGGCACATCAGAGGCAGCAAAATAAGTAGGAATTGGGAAGGGGTAAAGAAAATCACATTCACGTCTTGATTGCTGTTTCCTGCTCTTACACGCCATCTATCATCCTTGCCACTGAGCTGATGATTGCAGAGAGCACACAAGTTGCAGAGTGTCATTCTATTGAGAATGTCATCAGTTTCTGGCCTGCCTTGTTTTGCTCACTAGATTTAAAACAATGACAAATGTGCAGTCCTACTGCTGGAACGTCTGTCTCTTTGCACTTGTAGAGCTGGATAGCACTGTAATCTTTTCTCTGCTGAACTTATTTTTTTGATTTAATGGGTACCAGCTCTTAAGAGCAGTAAATGTGAGTAGCAAATTACAAATCCATCTGGAAAACTACCATGGCAGTTTACTGCAATGGCATGTGTACATGAAGTACAGTACTGTGCATGTTTGTAGTTTGCTGCTCAGTGTGGGAGCTAAATGATGGCATTAGGAAAAGTGGGTGCAGACTCCTCCTTAATAAAGACGTTACCAGTTTGGGGGTGGTCTTAGCTCACCTACTTTAAAACCTCtttgaataaatgaaaatgaaaatcttttccCTGAATTTGTAGGTAAAACTGTTCTTAAGCATACGGGTGTTCCTCCAAGACTTGCTGTAGGAGAATCTTCCAATGaagctgactgcagaaatgactgaagaaaaatggtttCCCTTACTGCTTCTCAGTGACTAAGGGACAACGTTTTTTCTTTTGGGACTTTTTGTTTTAAGGACAGAGGCTAGCTTGCCAGCCAGGCAGAAGTGGAGGGGAGGTTTTGGCAACACTAGGAGAGCTGTAAACACTTTTGTGGACAAATCAGCTTGATTCGCTGTCAGTGTGAGCACAGAAGTTCATCTTTAAAAGGAGCCTCAAGGTGAACAGAGTGTCAGCTTTGTGTTTGAGGTCAGAGAGGCTCTGccatgattttgttttcttggtcaGTACTAGAAGGCAATTAACGTAAGACTGTGAGGTTAAAATATgtggctttttaaaagaaaatggatgaCAAAAGTCTGTGCCTTAAAAACCGAGTATGttaacagcagaaggaaaacatgttCTGTATGCCAGTGTTGGTGGTATGTTTATAAGCTTCTCACCTTGATATCTGAGAAACCAGCAGAGTGGCAGCTGTTGTAGGTGAAACAGTGCTTGCATAAGATTCTGGTTTACTTAGGCTCAGCAGTAATGGCTTTTGGATGAAGTTCTGTTTATTGGTTGTGTCTAGACAATTGAAGAAATGGTTGTGCTGATTTGCAAAGGCACTTCTGTTTTTTGGGATTCAAAGGCAGCAGCAATGCAGTGAATGAAGGCTTCTCATCCATACTGCTGTATATAAAACAGGGAAAGGAAACCTCTCCCCCTTAAACATGCCGAAGAATTCCTGGATGATCTGCCAGCTCTTGATGATCTCTGGCAGCAGCAACACTCAGCCTGAACAACTGTGCTGTCTCTCCAATTGACTGTCAGCTCTTTAGGCTGGCAGAGCTCATTTCTTAGCTACTGTCCAACCATGCTGCCTTAATGGCCCTTCCAGCGCCTACAAGCGTAGCTCCCCAGGGAGGGAATGGAGTGAGGGAGTTGAAGAGgattttccttgaaaatggatgaatatttatttgcttCCCGTGGTTTTAACTTCACTAAGTCCCCTGCTGTACTGTGCAGCTCTGTCTCCAGTGATCCCAGCTGCTCTACTGGGTCTTGCTGGATATCACTTCTCattgctctcttcccttcttaGGACACTGTTTAAGGAGAGCAGGCGTGTACACGGACACCTCACATCAGTCCTGTGAGTATCGTGCAGCATTCCTTTAGAGTGATAACTGGTGAACTGCGTTCCCTGGGGCCTGGGTGGATCGTGCAGGAACACCTGAGCTTGTTTGCCTCCCATCAGACAGTTTGGCGCTGCTTAGTTTCGGAAGGTCTAGGGAGAGAAGTGGTGTGTGACATCTCCCAGCAACAGCCTTCCTGAGCTGCCTGGGCCTTACAGCAGGCTCACAGAATGATCTTTGATGCCAGGTTGTCTCCTGGCCTTGTTCGACAGGCTGGAGTCAAGCTTCTGTGCTAGGCCCTGGGAGATAATTAAGTAAAATGGACTGTGATGCCAGCACTGTGATTATTGCCACCTATTCAGTTAAACCTTACTGGATTCTGGATTCCCTCTTCCTTGTTGCCAGGTTAAAGCAGAGGTACAGTGAGCTCAAGGCAGTGAGAATGGGAGAAACAGACTTGTGGGTGACAAACCAAGGGATCTATTAGAATCCAGCTGGGCAGGTGCCTTAATGCCTAAGGGTCTCATGAATCTTGCTGGCAGCATATAACAGACTACGATACAGATTTAGGCTGATATCTGTTAGACAGATGGTCCTGTTCTTGGCATCGGATGAATGAGGGGAAGTGGAGAAAGGGTATGAAATAGATTGTAGAGTCATCCTTTCCTCAGCCGTACCATTCCGGCAGCTCAGGGATGTCTTGTACCGGAGACTGCATCTGTCCAGACCAAGTGATCTATTTTCCATGAATTTGGCAGATGCTTTTGCATCCTTGACTTCTTCTGGGAATCTAAAAGAAGTGTGTagtttttctccaaaatagtCTGTGTATCCGTTTCTCTCTGGGTATGGTTATAATTAGGTCAGCAGTGGGCTCCTGCAGCTCCTAGCCCTGCAGCTGGTGCAGGATATGTCTGTTGAGTGCTTTCACTGCTCTGCTACCATTTCAgaatctctgctctgctccctaAATCATTCCCTTGTGTGGGAGCTGGGACTTCCTAGGGCAGCAACAAATGTCGTACGATTTTGAATCCTAGCAACCTGAGATGCTGCCTCTGTTCTTTGCAAAAGCCTCAGTGGATCATCATTAACAGGGCACCTGGTTGGATGCTTCCCTACAGGCACTCAGTGAACCcatgttttctttgtctccCTAAAAACAGGGCGAAGAAGAAGGTTGTTGCTCCTACTAAGGTGAAGGGGAAGGTGAGTTCTGTTTTTTGGCACACACATTTGATACATCGCAGCAGCTGAGAGGCTGCCATCTTAGGTCCTGTACTTGAGGTTTATATCTATGCGTAGATGTAAGGAAGTTGTATTCTTAAACAGCAGCAGTCTGCGCTGTgcttgaggaaaaaatagagcAGCAGCTAGATTTGATGGCAGCAGGAGTACCAGTTCTGGAAGGAGGGTACCTGTCATTGGACAGGTATCATACCTTCCATCTCAAAATCAGGATCCTATCCTTCCTTTCTCAGCGTTAGATTCTGCCTCTGTTTTgactttgctttctgttgtcGTTTTGTTCCAGGAACTCTCCTCTAAACCTGATAAAAAGGTGGCTGTTTCAGTTCCATCAGTACATTCAAGCAACACCGTAGCTCTGTCATCAGAGCCCCAGGCAGGAGGTCTTAACATCAGTGCCCAGACCAGAGAACTCCTGTCCCTTGGGACAGCACAAGCGGCCAACAGCACTGCTACTCCTGCTGCCTTCATGGACAATTCCTTGGACGAAGATTTAATTCATAATCCTACTTCCTCCCTCGAAGCAGTCTCTAAGGAACTGGCTGTGTTGAACAGCAGAGCGGGAGGGAGCCCCGACTTTCCTCTTCCTGgagctccaaaagctccaccTGAGAAGATTCCAACTCTTGCAtcctcagaagagaagagaacATTTCCAAAGGCCCACCCTGCCCCTGCAACATCCTCTGCTGGTTCCCTCCAGTCTCCTCTAAATTTCCTGGCTGAACAGGCCCTTGCATTGGGCCAATCATCCCAAGACAAAAAGACAGAGAACTCTAATTATAAAGAGCTCTCTTGCCAAGCCTCCCCCAGCAAAATCCTTCCTGATATGCATCAGGCTAAACAGAAGCACCACAGCCTGGTCCGACCAAGCCATGGGCCTCAGACCTCCACCTCAGTGCCAGGTACTCAGGTGAAGGTTTTCCACTCGAGCAACCAGCCACAGAAGACTTTCACCTCTCCGGCTCCGTTTGTCAAACTGCAGAACCCCAAATCCTCCTCCCCATTGCCCCAGCGCTCCCTCCTCCAGCAGGTCAAGTCATCAACCAAAGCTCAGAGCTTCCATTCCTCTGCCACCTCAGGCAGCACCCAAAACTCCAGCAGTTCTCACAAAAGCCCAGGCTCATCTTCATCATCTCTAAACTATACAGGAAAGCACTCAAGTGGCTCTAGCACTTCAGGACAATCCTACAAGTCACCCTTTGTTTCTGGATCACTCTCCAAGCACGGGACTTcttccagcagctcctcatCAGGAGCGTCTGCAAACCAGGGCTGCTCCTCTGGGAACTTGCTGCCCAGCATGCAGACCCCTTCCTCCAGCCAGGCATCCAGCCGGCCGGCCCTGGGCTCTGCAGTGAAGAAGACTCCTGTCTCACAGAAGCTGACTCTGGTGGCACCTCCTGGAGGTTCAAATGGAGATTCTAGTGGGGGCACTCAAGGGGTGGCCAAATTGCTGACCTCCTCCCTAAAGCCAGCTGTTGCCAGCAGCGCCCCATCTTCTACCTCTGTGCCGGTAAGCAGGAGCATGCTGACCTAGCCTGATGCTAGGAGAGCACGTGGCATCGTGACAGGCAGTCTCCTGACTTGTTGAGACGTGATGTAAAGTGGTGACTTTGAAAGAAGTTCCTGAAATTCTTGAATGACTGTCTGGACTCTGGCTGCTTAGGTTAGGAGGACCTGGCCTTTGCCATGGGCTTGCACTCCAGAGTTCaagctttcattttcagctcAAAGTCACGATCAAAATACTCTGGTACCTTCCAGACAGCAATTTTTGGGTAGGCTGTGCAGTGTTCTTGAGCTGACATTGTGAGTTATGGAGACAGTAATGCTGCCACTTAAGGCAGGAGGAAGCATGGTAAGGCAGATAGCCATGAAAGCTAAAACAATTGCATAAACTAAGATTATAACTGTTAATTTGTTTGAAGTTAGGTCTTGCATCTTGACCTTATTACATTATAAGTAATTTTAGTATTACTGGCACTTTGTTTCACTACTGCTCTACAGAGTAAACAATCTGTGATACCGGGCTTTAAACTCAAAATGCCAGCCCATCTATTTTTGTCCACATTCTGTTGCTCCCCAGCCACTCCCATAGGTAGTGAAGTGATACTTGGAACTTCTTGGCAAGCTGTGAAACGCAAGGTCTGACAGATCAGTGAGATATAATGCCCTGTGCAGAACTCCTGGGATACCTATACAAATCTGTATTATTCACACATTGTATTTAATGATTTCCATCCGTTGACGTTTCTAATGCAGCTGTATTGTTTCTCAGCTGCTCAAATTGGCACTCTTTTGTAGCACACAGAAAGAGCAGGGCAATAAAAATGAGTCTGTTTAAATGGGCCAGAAAACCACATAGTGTTCAGCTTGTGCAGCCTGTCTGTTACCAAGATCAAGAGCTGAAGAGCATTTCCCAGTGGAGCAGAGTTCTGTGGGAGTGATTTCCAATAGCATTCTTGGGTAAAGAGGTATACCAGGCCTTGGTGCCCTGATTTGACAGCAATTACATGCTGTTGAAAGATAATAAGAAGCTTCCTTCCTCAAACTCGTAGGCAATAGTTCAGCTTTTCCTCTGCCTGTTGGAGGCATAGTTCCAGAGTAGAATAACAGGCTCAGATCCAGTATGGTTACGTTAGAAGACCGCAGCATCTAGCAGCTGGGTTTTAGTGTCCTGGGCACCTCTAGGTGGCCTCAAGAGCTGGCAGTTGGGAGGGTGCTTCTTGCAAGGAGGAATTCTAGAGTACTTTTTGGTTTGGAGTTCTTCAGGTATAAATGTTGACATGCCTTGCTTTCCCACTCCTGACTGactttttctgttgcttttcagaaaggaactagtggagctgtgctgctaaCCAGTTCTTCCTCCTTAAGTGTACTGTCTCCATCCTACAAGTCCAGCAATCCAAAGTTGccagctgccctgagctccaCCCCTTTAGGTATTATCTCTCCTATTCATACCTTCCCTCTTCATGTCATCTCCTTCACTTCAGACTCCTCCCCGAAAGCAGGAGTTTCAAAGGATGCAATAGTTACAGGACCTGCTCCAGGAACTTTCCACCATGGCCTTGGCCACAGTGAGTGCACTCCTGCTCATGCATGCGTCTTTGTGCCTGTGCTGTTAAATAGCAGAGCATTGGCATTCTTGTTGTGTTAACCCATTGCAGACAAACTCATCtctctcactgctgctttgtgccgTAGTTCATGCATTTATACCTCTAGCAGTTGCATTTGGAGAACCTCGGGCAGATCCCTGTAGCTAGCCCAGAAGTCCCAACAGCTGGAAACTAAGCTATAGGCTTAAACGGCTGCAGCTCCTCTATCATTTCTGACTTCAATgtgtatttgttcttttttttcctctctcctttctttgtttttctctctagGTCTTCTGGCTGGCTTGCACTCCAGCCCCCACCATGCTGCGCCACTCCCACATTCTGCCCTGTCCACTCATTTACCGCAAAGTCTGCCAGGTAACTTGTCAGACAGTCTTGTTCGTCTTCTGCGTCGTGAGTCACCCTGTATCTCAGCAGGATGACTTTTAGGGGTGAAAGCAGAATTCCTGTCCTTGCTGTCTGACCGGTGTGGTCGTTGCTGAAACCTCCGGCCTCCCCAAGGCTCAAAGCTAGGCGTAGCCCTCTGTGtcctttgctgttttgttaGCCAGAGCAAACGTGTGCTTCTGAAATGAGGAGTGCTCATTTCAGTACGTAGTGAGCACCTGGAGGCACTTAACGTTGCTGCTTGCGTCGTGGTAAAGGCTTATTCTGTTAGGATGAAAGCTGTGCCTCTTTATGCAGAGTCTGCCAGGACTGCCCAAAATTGAATATGCTGCCTGTGTGGAGTTTTGTCACTGGTGACCTATATAAAGTGTGTCAGACCAGAATGTCTTGCATCTGTGCACCGAGCTAATTGCCCACATGTCCTTTACAGTGAGGGATGCAGGCTGTTTTCCTTGGTGCTGACGATGTGATGATTTTGCAGTTAAGCCTGCTCCTCCCTGTTTGATGCCTGCAGAACTGATGCATAAAACAAGAGATGTCCAAAGAACATCTCTGCTGATAATTggagctctgcctgctgtgGCGTGGTGGGTTGCAAGTGTTTGTAGGaactgcagaggaaggaaaggagagaggaatCCATTCAGCATGCgggaaatggaaatgaaggaaCACCAGATTGGGCATGTCTGCTTTGGTAATTGTGCCACGTATGCCATTGGTAATTGCTGCAGCTATTTCTGCTTTACTGATCAAGAATCTCTTGGGTCTTCAGTGTGCTTCAGCATGACTGTCTTAGATTCTTATTGGGCAGTGTGAGTCTGATCTGGGAGTGACTGTGCTGGCTTCACAGTGTGGCACTGAAGCCATTAGTAGATGCGTGGGCACGCTGCTGGAGGTGATGTGGTCTCCTGGAGCAGTCCATGTGAAATGCCCTTGGCTGCTGAGGACAGTGCTtgctggagaaagaagagacCGCTCAGCACTGGTGAAAATTGGAAGAATTCCTCTCCTTTGCTGCTTTTAGTGGAGTTTGTGTGGGGTGAGTTGTTGGGTCCCTCCAGGTGGCAGAACAGAAGAAGCCCCTTGCAGcagttgctgtgtgacagaacCTTTCCTTCCTGTTCCTAAACTTCCACTTGCTGGAGAGGAGATTGATTTTTTTGGTTTGAACGTGTGAAGTGTATTCTGTGTCACTGAGGAGGAGTTCTCTTCCTCATTTGAAGGAATTTAGGGCCCTCACTTGATGTTTTCACACAAACATTGAAGACTGAGCGTAGTGCAGTCTTCTCTGACAGTATTATTGATTTGTGGTGCTTTGTTGAAgaacaaaacagctttttcGTTGGCCACCGTGGTCTTCAAATATCTCCTGTTTCTTTGGAGGAATGAACTGTAGCTGGCTGTACAAACAGATAGCCACAGCTGCATTGCTCTGCCTGAAGGCTGCGAGCTGGTGTTTGGGAGGTTGCTACAAATGCAAGGAGTTGTTGATGCCTTATGGGAAGGTGCTCATAGCAGCATTCATCAAAAAAGCATTTGAGCAAGGAGCATCCAATGTGTGCTTGCGTGTcgttgctgctgcttttgctgatgGGTGTTTCTGCGTGCTGGTACTGTGGCCGTGGTTGTTCCAACTGCTTGCTTTAGGAGTACTGTGTGCTGGGACTGCAATCTTGCATGGAATGAACTGTCCTCGTCCTGGAGAAGGAGCTGTTGCTGCCCTGCTTGGTGCCACTGCTGCTTGACTGCACGTCTCAGTACATCCATTTGTTCACTGTGATCTGGCGGTAGTTTTAATTGTTCCTGGAGAATTCTGATATGTTAAACTACCTTACTCTTTCCCTATTCACCGCATTTACTCTTCTTCCTTCACGTCCACTCCTCCTTTTTCTTACTCCAGTGGTTAGAT comes from Meleagris gallopavo isolate NT-WF06-2002-E0010 breed Aviagen turkey brand Nicholas breeding stock chromosome 16, Turkey_5.1, whole genome shotgun sequence and encodes:
- the UBN1 gene encoding ubinuclein-1 isoform X3 codes for the protein MTEPHRVLFTTLHGPLSSSFLKKPRKDDAEQPPEAEQPGETVRLSLTLFEPDHKRCPEFYYPDLLKNSQAKRKGSSGDKVSILVRKEPADPFDDEKERHKAEALARKFEEKYGGKRRRKDRFQDLIDMGYGYDESDSFIDNSEAYDELVPASLTTKYGGFYINTGTLQFRQASDSEDEYVKEKKKKSPKKRKLKDGSEKMKKRKKDDSYDKEKKSKKSKFPKAGFTALNASKEKKKKKYSGALSVKEMLRKFQKEKEAQKKKDEEQKAVTPSPAEPQAPREAETMPDPLLSLFGHASDSDLLQAATAMDTLTDLDLERLFGESPEGSPLHDVEDGSNPSGAGLEQDFKQLPSLPEGLPAPLEKRIKELAQAARAAEGEGKQKFFTQDINNIILDIELQTRELNSQIRSGVYTHLAAFLPCSKDTLVKRARKLYLYEQGGRLKEPLQKLKEAIGRAMPEQMAKYQEECQAHTQAKFVKMLEEEKDKEQRDRVCSDDDEDDEKGGKRVTGPRKKFQWNDEIRELLCHLVKIKLDGYEYDKNKAQSLEDYVKTFLDGEVKPLWPKGWMQARAKKKVVAPTKVKGKELSSKPDKKVAVSVPSVHSSNTVALSSEPQAGGLNISAQTRELLSLGTAQAANSTATPAAFMDNSLDEDLIHNPTSSLEAVSKELAVLNSRAGGSPDFPLPGAPKAPPEKIPTLASSEEKRTFPKAHPAPATSSAGSLQSPLNFLAEQALALGQSSQDKKTENSNYKELSCQASPSKILPDMHQAKQKHHSLVRPSHGPQTSTSVPGTQVKVFHSSNQPQKTFTSPAPFVKLQNPKSSSPLPQRSLLQQVKSSTKAQSFHSSATSGSTQNSSSSHKSPGSSSSSLNYTGKHSSGSSTSGQSYKSPFVSGSLSKHGTSSSSSSSGASANQGCSSGNLLPSMQTPSSSQASSRPALGSAVKKTPVSQKLTLVAPPGGSNGDSSGGTQGVAKLLTSSLKPAVASSAPSSTSVPKGTSGAVLLTSSSSLSVLSPSYKSSNPKLPAALSSTPLGIISPIHTFPLHVISFTSDSSPKAGVSKDAIVTGPAPGTFHHGLGHSLLAGLHSSPHHAAPLPHSALSTHLPQSLPDASQLHGKGSNTQQRKL
- the UBN1 gene encoding ubinuclein-1 isoform X1, with protein sequence MTEPHRVLFTTLHGPLSSSFLKKPRKDDAEQPPEAEQPGETVRLSLTLFEPDHKRCPEFYYPDLLKNSQAKRKGSSGDKVSILVRKEPADPFDDEKERHKAEALARKFEEKYGGKRRRKDRFQDLIDMGYGYDESDSFIDNSEAYDELVPASLTTKYGGFYINTGTLQFRQASDSEDEYVKEKKKKSPKKRKLKDGSEKMKKRKKDDSYDKEKKSKKSKFPKAGFTALNASKEKKKKKYSGALSVKEMLRKFQKEKEAQKKKDEEQKAVTPSPAEPQAPREAETMPDPLLSLFGHASDSDLLQAATAMDTLTDLDLERLFGESPEGSPLHDVEDGSNPSGAGLEQDFKQLPSLPEGLPAPLEKRIKELAQAARAAEGEGKQKFFTQDINNIILDIELQTRELNSQIRSGVYTHLAAFLPCSKDTLVKRARKLYLYEQGGRLKEPLQKLKEAIGRAMPEQMAKYQEECQAHTQAKFVKMLEEEKDKEQRDRVCSDDDEDDEKGGKRVTGPRKKFQWNDEIRELLCHLVKIKLDGYEYDKNKAQSLEDYVKTFLDGEVKPLWPKGWMQARTLFKESRRVHGHLTSVLAKKKVVAPTKVKGKELSSKPDKKVAVSVPSVHSSNTVALSSEPQAGGLNISAQTRELLSLGTAQAANSTATPAAFMDNSLDEDLIHNPTSSLEAVSKELAVLNSRAGGSPDFPLPGAPKAPPEKIPTLASSEEKRTFPKAHPAPATSSAGSLQSPLNFLAEQALALGQSSQDKKTENSNYKELSCQASPSKILPDMHQAKQKHHSLVRPSHGPQTSTSVPGTQVKVFHSSNQPQKTFTSPAPFVKLQNPKSSSPLPQRSLLQQVKSSTKAQSFHSSATSGSTQNSSSSHKSPGSSSSSLNYTGKHSSGSSTSGQSYKSPFVSGSLSKHGTSSSSSSSGASANQGCSSGNLLPSMQTPSSSQASSRPALGSAVKKTPVSQKLTLVAPPGGSNGDSSGGTQGVAKLLTSSLKPAVASSAPSSTSVPKGTSGAVLLTSSSSLSVLSPSYKSSNPKLPAALSSTPLGIISPIHTFPLHVISFTSDSSPKAGVSKDAIVTGPAPGTFHHGLGHSLLAGLHSSPHHAAPLPHSALSTHLPQSLPDASQLHGKGSNTQQRKL
- the UBN1 gene encoding ubinuclein-1 isoform X12, translating into MTEPHRVLFTTLHGPLSSSFLKKPRKDDAEQPPEAEQPGETVRLSLTLFEPDHKRCPEFYYPDLLKNSQAKRKGSSGDKVSILVRKEPADPFDDEKERHKAEALARKFEEKYGGKRRRKDRFQDLIDMGYGYDESDSFIDNSEAYDELVPASLTTKYGGFYINTGTLQFRQASDSEDEYVKEKKKKSPKKRKLKDGSEKMKKRKKDDSYDKEKKSKKSKFPKAGFTALNASKEKKKKKYSGALSVKEMLRKFQKEKEAQKKKDEEQKAVTPSPAEPQAPREAETMPDPLLSLFGHASDSDLLQAATAMDTLTDLDLERLFGESPEGSPLHDVEDGSNPSGAGLEQDFKQLPSLPEGLPAPLEKRIKELAQAARAAEGEGKQKFFTQDINNIILDIELQTRELNSQIRSGVYTHLAAFLPCSKDTLVKRARKLYLYEQGGRLKEPLQKLKEAIGRAMPEQMAKYQEECQAHTQAKFVKMLEEEKDKEQRDRVCSDDDEDDEKGGKRVTGPRKKFQWNDEIRELLCHLVKIKLDGYEYDKNKAQSLEDYVKTFLDGEVKPLWPKGWMQARTLFKESRRVHGHLTSVLAKKKVVAPTKVKGKELSSKPDKKVAVSVPSVHSSNTVALSSEPQAGGLNISAQTRELLSLGTAQAANSTATPAAFMDNSLDEDLIHNPTSSLEAVSKELAVLNSRAGGSPDFPLPGAPKAPPEKIPTLASSEEKRTFPKAHPAPATSSAGSLQSPLNFLAEQALALGQSSQDKKTENSNYKELSCQASPSKILPDMHQAKQKHHSLVRPSHGPQTSTSVPGTQVKVFHSSNQPQKTFTSPAPFVKLQNPKSSSPLPQRSLLQQVKSSTKAQSFHSSATSGSTQNSSSSHKSPGSSSSSLNYTGKHSSGSSTSGQSYKSPFVSGSLSKHGTSSSSSSSGASANQGCSSGNLLPSMQTPSSSQASSRPALGSAVKKTPVSQKLTLVAPPGGSNGDSSGGTQGVAKLLTSSLKPAVASSAPSSTSVPKGTSGAVLLTSSSSLSVLSPSYKSSNPKLPAALSSTPLDASQLHGKGSNTQQRKL